A stretch of the Lactuca sativa cultivar Salinas chromosome 9, Lsat_Salinas_v11, whole genome shotgun sequence genome encodes the following:
- the LOC111892998 gene encoding uncharacterized protein LOC111892998, producing MTNQFENLIESIKSKVKALKRKKSKKVYVKMDKTNSVRVEIRSRHARKLIDKTLKAADKPGKRPV from the coding sequence ATGACGAATCAGTTCGAGAATTTGATCGAGTCGATAAAGTCAAAGGTGAAGGCATTGAAAAGGAAGAAATCGAAGAAGGTGTACGTGAAGATGGACAAGACTAACAGTGTTAGAGTTGAGATCCGAAGTCGTCATGCTCGTAAACTCATCGATAAAACTCTGAAAGCCGCTGATAAACCTGGCAAGCGTCCTGTCTGA